Proteins encoded in a region of the Raphanus sativus cultivar WK10039 chromosome 8, ASM80110v3, whole genome shotgun sequence genome:
- the LOC108819199 gene encoding uncharacterized protein LOC108819199 encodes MSGLDGVEHKTLRVNGINMHVAEIPASGPGKDHQIILFIHGFPELWYTWRHQMTALSSLGYRAIAPDLRGYGDTDAPEKVEEYTYFNVVGDVVALIDAVAGGDEAVFVVGHDWGALIAWQLCVYRPEKVKALVNMSVAFPPRNQDCVPIPTLRRVFGDDYYICRFQKPGEIEAEFKELGTEKVLKEFFTYKTAGPLYLPKGNLFKRSENAASASKQWLTQEDLDYYVIKYEKKGFTGAINYYRNMDRNWELTAPWTGAKISVPVKFIVGDQDLTYNKPGIKEYIHGGGFKRDVPLLDETVVLNGVGHFLHEENPDVINQHIHSFFQKFL; translated from the exons ATGTCAGGACTCGACGGCGTAGAACACAAGACCCTCAGGGTAAACGGCATAAACATGCACGTGGCTGAGATTCCGGCATCCGGACCTGGAAAAGATCATCAGATCATCCTCTTCATCCACGGATTCCCAGAGCTCTGGTACACGTGGCGGCACCAGATGACCGCGCTTTCGTCTTTGGGATATAGGGCGATAGCCCCGGATCTTCGAGGGTACGGGGACACCGACGCGCCAGAGAAAGTGGAGGAGTACACTTACTTTAACGTGGTCGGAGACGTGGTGGCACTCATCGACGCCGTGGCCGGTGGAGATGAGGCGGTTTTCGTGGTGGGACATGACTGGGGAGCGTTGATTGCGTGGCAGTTGTGTGTGTACCGACCGGAGAAAGTCAAGGCTCTGGTCAACATGAGCGTTGCCTTCCCTCCGAGGAACCAAGATTGTGTCCCGATACCGACGCTTAGACGTGTTTTTGGTGATGACTACTACATCTGCAGGTTTCAG AAACCTGGAGAAATAGAAGCAGAGTTCAAAGAGTTGGGAACAGAGAAGGTGTTAAAGGAGTTCTTCACGTACAAGACGGCTGGCCCGCTTTACCTCCCCAAAGGCAATCTATTCAAACGCTCAGAAAACGCTGCGTCTGCCTCGAAACAGTGGTTAACGCAAGAAGATCTTGACTATTACGTCATCAAGTACGAGAAGAAAGGCTTCACTGGAGCAATTAACTACTACCGCAACATGGACCG AAACTGGGAGCTGACTGCACCTTGGACCGGTGCTAAGATTAGTGTACCGGTAAAGTTCATAGTCGGAGATCAAGATTTGACATACAATAAACCAGGGATTAAGGAATACATTCACGGTGGTGGATTTAAGAGAGACGTACCGTTGCTGGATGAAACCGTCGTGCTCAACGGAGTGGGACATTTCCTCCACGAGGAAAACCCTGACGTCATCAATCAACACATCCACAGTTTCTTTCAAAAGTTCCTTTGA
- the LOC108819200 gene encoding nudix hydrolase 7 isoform X2, whose amino-acid sequence MDARAVLLIGETDSYDGVTVTVEEPMDAEVFTERLRASLSHWRQEGKKGIWIKLPLGLANLVEPAVNEGFRYHHAEPAYVMLVSWISNSTDTIPANASHIVGVGALVLNKNTREVLVVQEKSGYFKDKNVWKLPTGVVNEIVADFVEVLSFRQSHKAFLKQKTDLFFLCVLTPRSYEITGQESEIKQAKWMPIKEYVDQPWNQTKEMFKIMANICQKKCDEDYVGFSTVESTTATGKKSFVYCNADHAKSLNATRDQASSSL is encoded by the exons ATGGATGCTAGAGCTGTTCTACTTATCGGCGAGACTGACAGTTACGATGGCGTTACCGTAACTGTGGAGGAACCAATGGATGCTGAGGTTTTCACCGAAAGGCTTAGGGCTTCCCTTTCACATTGGAGACAAGAG GGGAAAAAGGGGATTTGGATAAAGCTACCTCTTGGACTTGCTAATCTTGTAGAGCCTGCAGTTAAT GAAGGGTTTAGGTATCACCATGCTGAGCCTGCTTACGTGATGCTTGTGTCTTGGATCTCTAACAGCACTGACACTATCCCTGCCAATGCTTCTCATATTGTAGGTGTTGGTGCTTTGGTCCTCAACAAAAACACTAGAGAG GTCCTCGTTGTCCAGGAAAAGAGTGGTTATTTCAAAGATAAAAATGTGTGGAAGCTGCCTACTGGTGTTGTCAACGAG attgttGCAGATTTTGTGGAAGTGTTGTCTTTCAG GCAAAGCCACAAAGCATTCCTGAAACAGAAAACGGATCTGTTCTTCCTGTGTGTCTTAACCCCACGCTCCTACGAAATCACTGGACAAGAGTCTGAGATCAAGCAAGCTAAG TGGATGCCGATCAAAGAATATGTAGACCAGCCATGGAACCAGACGAAAGAGATGTTCAAGATCATGGCTAACATCTGCCAGAAGAAGTGTGATGAAGACTATGTGGGATTCTCCACTGTGGAAAGTACCACAGCAACTGGTAAAAAGAGCTTTGTCTACTGCAATGCTGATCACGCCAAGAGCCTTAATGCAACGCGTGACCAAGCCTCCTCTTCTCTTTGA
- the LOC108819200 gene encoding nudix hydrolase 7 isoform X1, which produces MDARAVLLIGETDSYDGVTVTVEEPMDAEVFTERLRASLSHWRQEGKKGIWIKLPLGLANLVEPAVNEGFRYHHAEPAYVMLVSWISNSTDTIPANASHIVGVGALVLNKNTREVLVVQEKSGYFKDKNVWKLPTGVVNEGEDISTGVAREVEEETGIVADFVEVLSFRQSHKAFLKQKTDLFFLCVLTPRSYEITGQESEIKQAKWMPIKEYVDQPWNQTKEMFKIMANICQKKCDEDYVGFSTVESTTATGKKSFVYCNADHAKSLNATRDQASSSL; this is translated from the exons ATGGATGCTAGAGCTGTTCTACTTATCGGCGAGACTGACAGTTACGATGGCGTTACCGTAACTGTGGAGGAACCAATGGATGCTGAGGTTTTCACCGAAAGGCTTAGGGCTTCCCTTTCACATTGGAGACAAGAG GGGAAAAAGGGGATTTGGATAAAGCTACCTCTTGGACTTGCTAATCTTGTAGAGCCTGCAGTTAAT GAAGGGTTTAGGTATCACCATGCTGAGCCTGCTTACGTGATGCTTGTGTCTTGGATCTCTAACAGCACTGACACTATCCCTGCCAATGCTTCTCATATTGTAGGTGTTGGTGCTTTGGTCCTCAACAAAAACACTAGAGAG GTCCTCGTTGTCCAGGAAAAGAGTGGTTATTTCAAAGATAAAAATGTGTGGAAGCTGCCTACTGGTGTTGTCAACGAG GGTGAGGATATTTCCACTGGAGTTGCTAGGGAAGTGGAAGAAGAAACTGGT attgttGCAGATTTTGTGGAAGTGTTGTCTTTCAG GCAAAGCCACAAAGCATTCCTGAAACAGAAAACGGATCTGTTCTTCCTGTGTGTCTTAACCCCACGCTCCTACGAAATCACTGGACAAGAGTCTGAGATCAAGCAAGCTAAG TGGATGCCGATCAAAGAATATGTAGACCAGCCATGGAACCAGACGAAAGAGATGTTCAAGATCATGGCTAACATCTGCCAGAAGAAGTGTGATGAAGACTATGTGGGATTCTCCACTGTGGAAAGTACCACAGCAACTGGTAAAAAGAGCTTTGTCTACTGCAATGCTGATCACGCCAAGAGCCTTAATGCAACGCGTGACCAAGCCTCCTCTTCTCTTTGA